The following coding sequences are from one Zalophus californianus isolate mZalCal1 chromosome 5, mZalCal1.pri.v2, whole genome shotgun sequence window:
- the GIN1 gene encoding gypsy retrotransposon integrase-like protein 1 isoform X2: protein MMVRSGKNGDLHLKQIAYYKRTGEYHPTTLPSERSGIRRAAKKFIFKEKKLFYVGKDRKQNRLVIVSEEEKKKVLRECHENDTGAHHGISRTLTLVESNYYWTSVTNDVKQWVYACQHCQVAKNTVILAPKQHLLKVENPWSIVTVDLMGPFHASNRSNVYTIIMTDLFTKWVVILPLCDVSASEISKAIINIFFLYGPPQKIIMDQREEFIHEINVELCGLFGTKQIVISHTSQTVNPTESTPSTIKAFLSKHCADHPNNWDDHLSAISFAFNVTHLEPSKNTPYFQMFNRNPYMPETSDVLHEVDGDDTSMFAKILGAIKEADKIMENKTTSAGQMENNNPDELNKSKIIVKKKPKQLNPFHLKVGHEVLRQRKNWWKDGRFQSEWVGPCVIDYITESGCAILRDNTGTRLKRPIKMSHLKPYVRESSEQDSLYLLQGSVVADHDYIGLPEIPVGAYQANILEEIWT from the exons aaaaaaagctgttttatgttggaaaagacagaaaacaaaatcgTTTGGTAATtgtttcagaagaagaaaaaaagaaagtcttaagAGAATGCCATGAAAATGACACTGGAGCTCATCATGGCATATCCAGGACCCTTACTCTAGTGGAATCCAATTATTACTGGACTTCTGTGACGAATGATGTCAAACAGTGG GTATATGCTTGTCAGCATTGCCAAGTGGCAAAAAATACAGTTATTCTAGCACCTAAACAGCACCTTCTCAAGGTGGAGAATCCATGGAGTATAGTTACTGTTGATCTGATGGGCCCATTTCATGCAAGCAACAGAAGTAATGTTTATACTATAATCATGACAGATTTGTTCACAAAATGGGTTGTGATTTTGCCTCTCTGTGATGTTTCAGCATCAGAAATTTCTAAAGctattatcaatatatttttcttatatggaCCGCCTCAGAAAATAATAATGGACCAAAGAGAAGAGTTCATTCATGAG atcAATGTTGAACTGTGTGGATTGTTTGGCACAAAGCAAATTGTAATTTCTCATACCTCCCAAACTGTTAATCCAACTGAAAGTACACCTAGCACAATCAAAGCATTTCTTTCTAAACACTGTGCTGACCACCCAAACAACTGGGATGATCACCTATCAGCCATTTCATTTGCCTTCAATGTAACTCACTTG gAGCCTTCTAAAAATACACcgtattttcaaatgtttaatcgCAATCCTTATATGCCTGAGACTTCAGATGTTCTTCATGAGGTGGATGGTGATGATACAAGTATGTTTGCCAAAATTTTAGGTGCAATTAAAGAAGCTGATAAAATAATGGAGAATAAGACAACTTCAGCAGGACAG ATGGAGAACAACAATCCTGATGAActgaataaaagcaaaatcattgttaaaaagaaaccaaagcaaTTAAATCCATTTCATTTAAAAGTGGGTCATGAAGTtttaagacaaaggaaaaattgGTGGAAGGACGGTCGTTTCCAGTCTGAATGGGTTGGACCTTGTGTCATAGACTATATTACAGAAAGTGGATGTGCTATTCTGAGAGACAACACTGGGACTCGACTTAAAAGACCTATCAAAATGTCCCACCTTAAGCCCTATGTAAGAGAGTCCAGTGAACAAG ACAGTCTTTATCTCTTACAAGGTTCAGTAGTGGCAGATCATGACTACATTGGATTGCCTGAAATTCCAGTTGGAGCATACCAAGCAAATATTCTG gaagaaatttggaCATAG
- the GIN1 gene encoding gypsy retrotransposon integrase-like protein 1 isoform X1, whose amino-acid sequence MMVRSGKNGDLHLKQIAYYKRTGEYHPTTLPSERSGIRRAAKKFIFKEKKLFYVGKDRKQNRLVIVSEEEKKKVLRECHENDTGAHHGISRTLTLVESNYYWTSVTNDVKQWVYACQHCQVAKNTVILAPKQHLLKVENPWSIVTVDLMGPFHASNRSNVYTIIMTDLFTKWVVILPLCDVSASEISKAIINIFFLYGPPQKIIMDQREEFIHEINVELCGLFGTKQIVISHTSQTVNPTESTPSTIKAFLSKHCADHPNNWDDHLSAISFAFNVTHLEPSKNTPYFQMFNRNPYMPETSDVLHEVDGDDTSMFAKILGAIKEADKIMENKTTSAGQMENNNPDELNKSKIIVKKKPKQLNPFHLKVGHEVLRQRKNWWKDGRFQSEWVGPCVIDYITESGCAILRDNTGTRLKRPIKMSHLKPYVRESSEQDSLYLLQGSVVADHDYIGLPEIPVGAYQANILVEDAAIGVVDNELLTSSKDRELLEFRNAKISPLIEDHSTLEKQTFSLLDSSNQVLEYLS is encoded by the exons aaaaaaagctgttttatgttggaaaagacagaaaacaaaatcgTTTGGTAATtgtttcagaagaagaaaaaaagaaagtcttaagAGAATGCCATGAAAATGACACTGGAGCTCATCATGGCATATCCAGGACCCTTACTCTAGTGGAATCCAATTATTACTGGACTTCTGTGACGAATGATGTCAAACAGTGG GTATATGCTTGTCAGCATTGCCAAGTGGCAAAAAATACAGTTATTCTAGCACCTAAACAGCACCTTCTCAAGGTGGAGAATCCATGGAGTATAGTTACTGTTGATCTGATGGGCCCATTTCATGCAAGCAACAGAAGTAATGTTTATACTATAATCATGACAGATTTGTTCACAAAATGGGTTGTGATTTTGCCTCTCTGTGATGTTTCAGCATCAGAAATTTCTAAAGctattatcaatatatttttcttatatggaCCGCCTCAGAAAATAATAATGGACCAAAGAGAAGAGTTCATTCATGAG atcAATGTTGAACTGTGTGGATTGTTTGGCACAAAGCAAATTGTAATTTCTCATACCTCCCAAACTGTTAATCCAACTGAAAGTACACCTAGCACAATCAAAGCATTTCTTTCTAAACACTGTGCTGACCACCCAAACAACTGGGATGATCACCTATCAGCCATTTCATTTGCCTTCAATGTAACTCACTTG gAGCCTTCTAAAAATACACcgtattttcaaatgtttaatcgCAATCCTTATATGCCTGAGACTTCAGATGTTCTTCATGAGGTGGATGGTGATGATACAAGTATGTTTGCCAAAATTTTAGGTGCAATTAAAGAAGCTGATAAAATAATGGAGAATAAGACAACTTCAGCAGGACAG ATGGAGAACAACAATCCTGATGAActgaataaaagcaaaatcattgttaaaaagaaaccaaagcaaTTAAATCCATTTCATTTAAAAGTGGGTCATGAAGTtttaagacaaaggaaaaattgGTGGAAGGACGGTCGTTTCCAGTCTGAATGGGTTGGACCTTGTGTCATAGACTATATTACAGAAAGTGGATGTGCTATTCTGAGAGACAACACTGGGACTCGACTTAAAAGACCTATCAAAATGTCCCACCTTAAGCCCTATGTAAGAGAGTCCAGTGAACAAG ACAGTCTTTATCTCTTACAAGGTTCAGTAGTGGCAGATCATGACTACATTGGATTGCCTGAAATTCCAGTTGGAGCATACCAAGCAAATATTCTGGTAGAAGATGCAGCTATTGGCGTAGTCGATAATGAATTACTAACATCAAGCAAAGATCGTGAACTATTAGAATTTAGAAATGCCAAAATCTCTCCATTGATAGAAGATCATAGTACTCTTGAAAAGCAGACTTTCAGTCTGTTGGACTCTTCAAACCAAGTCCTTGAGTACTTAAGTTAG
- the GIN1 gene encoding gypsy retrotransposon integrase-like protein 1 isoform X4 has protein sequence MGPFHASNRSNVYTIIMTDLFTKWVVILPLCDVSASEISKAIINIFFLYGPPQKIIMDQREEFIHEINVELCGLFGTKQIVISHTSQTVNPTESTPSTIKAFLSKHCADHPNNWDDHLSAISFAFNVTHLEPSKNTPYFQMFNRNPYMPETSDVLHEVDGDDTSMFAKILGAIKEADKIMENKTTSAGQMENNNPDELNKSKIIVKKKPKQLNPFHLKVGHEVLRQRKNWWKDGRFQSEWVGPCVIDYITESGCAILRDNTGTRLKRPIKMSHLKPYVRESSEQDSLYLLQGSVVADHDYIGLPEIPVGAYQANILVEDAAIGVVDNELLTSSKDRELLEFRNAKISPLIEDHSTLEKQTFSLLDSSNQVLEYLS, from the exons ATGGGCCCATTTCATGCAAGCAACAGAAGTAATGTTTATACTATAATCATGACAGATTTGTTCACAAAATGGGTTGTGATTTTGCCTCTCTGTGATGTTTCAGCATCAGAAATTTCTAAAGctattatcaatatatttttcttatatggaCCGCCTCAGAAAATAATAATGGACCAAAGAGAAGAGTTCATTCATGAG atcAATGTTGAACTGTGTGGATTGTTTGGCACAAAGCAAATTGTAATTTCTCATACCTCCCAAACTGTTAATCCAACTGAAAGTACACCTAGCACAATCAAAGCATTTCTTTCTAAACACTGTGCTGACCACCCAAACAACTGGGATGATCACCTATCAGCCATTTCATTTGCCTTCAATGTAACTCACTTG gAGCCTTCTAAAAATACACcgtattttcaaatgtttaatcgCAATCCTTATATGCCTGAGACTTCAGATGTTCTTCATGAGGTGGATGGTGATGATACAAGTATGTTTGCCAAAATTTTAGGTGCAATTAAAGAAGCTGATAAAATAATGGAGAATAAGACAACTTCAGCAGGACAG ATGGAGAACAACAATCCTGATGAActgaataaaagcaaaatcattgttaaaaagaaaccaaagcaaTTAAATCCATTTCATTTAAAAGTGGGTCATGAAGTtttaagacaaaggaaaaattgGTGGAAGGACGGTCGTTTCCAGTCTGAATGGGTTGGACCTTGTGTCATAGACTATATTACAGAAAGTGGATGTGCTATTCTGAGAGACAACACTGGGACTCGACTTAAAAGACCTATCAAAATGTCCCACCTTAAGCCCTATGTAAGAGAGTCCAGTGAACAAG ACAGTCTTTATCTCTTACAAGGTTCAGTAGTGGCAGATCATGACTACATTGGATTGCCTGAAATTCCAGTTGGAGCATACCAAGCAAATATTCTGGTAGAAGATGCAGCTATTGGCGTAGTCGATAATGAATTACTAACATCAAGCAAAGATCGTGAACTATTAGAATTTAGAAATGCCAAAATCTCTCCATTGATAGAAGATCATAGTACTCTTGAAAAGCAGACTTTCAGTCTGTTGGACTCTTCAAACCAAGTCCTTGAGTACTTAAGTTAG